One window of Solwaraspora sp. WMMA2056 genomic DNA carries:
- a CDS encoding DUF349 domain-containing protein — protein MSDWTSFGRVDADGTVYVKTSEGERAVGSWQAGAPEEGLAHFARRFADLVTEVDLTEARLQSGAADATHSLSTIRRLRGSLAEAHVVGDLDALAERLDKLTALAEEKAAQAKVARDAARAEALARKTALVEEAEKLAAESTGWKTAGDRFKEILDEWKTIRGVDKKADGELWKRFAAARDGFTRRRGAHFATLDSQRKQAQTAKSELVAEAESLAESTDWAATANRLKELMVQWKAAPRASKEAEQKLWERFRAAQDAFFTRRSEVFSARDAEQRANLERKQALLTELEAIDVDADPRTAQAKLREAQGQWHDIGRVPRESQAGLDRRLRAVEDRVREAMDSAWRRTEPSANPLLTQMREQVAEAEQRLARARAAGDAKRIREAEKALAGKRQFLALAEQAR, from the coding sequence ATGAGCGACTGGACTTCCTTCGGACGGGTTGATGCGGACGGCACGGTCTACGTCAAGACCTCCGAAGGAGAGCGCGCGGTCGGTTCCTGGCAAGCGGGAGCGCCCGAGGAAGGGCTGGCGCACTTCGCCCGCCGGTTCGCCGATCTGGTGACCGAGGTCGATCTGACGGAGGCCCGGCTACAGTCCGGCGCCGCAGACGCGACGCATTCGCTCAGCACGATCCGGCGATTGCGGGGCTCACTCGCCGAGGCCCACGTGGTCGGCGACCTCGACGCGCTCGCGGAGCGGCTGGACAAGCTCACCGCACTCGCCGAGGAGAAGGCGGCACAGGCCAAGGTGGCCCGCGACGCGGCCCGCGCCGAGGCGTTGGCCCGCAAGACCGCGCTGGTCGAAGAGGCGGAGAAGCTGGCCGCCGAGTCGACCGGCTGGAAGACCGCCGGGGACCGCTTCAAGGAGATCCTCGACGAGTGGAAGACCATCCGGGGCGTCGACAAGAAGGCCGACGGCGAGTTGTGGAAGCGGTTCGCCGCCGCCCGGGACGGGTTCACCCGCCGCCGGGGTGCCCACTTCGCGACCCTCGACTCCCAGCGCAAGCAGGCCCAGACCGCCAAGAGCGAGTTGGTCGCCGAGGCGGAGTCGTTGGCCGAGTCGACCGACTGGGCGGCCACCGCGAACCGGCTCAAGGAGCTGATGGTCCAGTGGAAGGCGGCCCCCCGCGCGTCGAAGGAGGCCGAGCAGAAGCTGTGGGAACGGTTCCGGGCCGCGCAGGACGCCTTCTTCACCCGCCGCAGCGAGGTCTTCTCGGCCCGCGACGCCGAGCAGCGCGCCAACCTGGAGCGCAAGCAGGCGCTGCTGACCGAGTTGGAAGCCATCGACGTCGACGCGGATCCGCGTACCGCGCAGGCGAAGCTGCGCGAGGCGCAGGGCCAGTGGCACGACATCGGGCGGGTACCGCGCGAGTCCCAGGCCGGCCTGGACCGTCGGCTGCGGGCCGTCGAGGACCGGGTACGCGAGGCGATGGACTCGGCCTGGCGACGGACCGAGCCGTCGGCCAACCCGCTGCTGACCCAGATGCGCGAGCAGGTCGCCGAGGCCGAGCAGCGGCTGGCCCGCGCCCGGGCCGCCGGTGACGCGAAGCGGATCCGCGAAGCGGAGAAGGCCCTCGCCGGCAAGCGACAGTTCCTCGCCCTCGCGGAGCAGGCCAGATAG